One window from the genome of Musa acuminata AAA Group cultivar baxijiao chromosome BXJ1-4, Cavendish_Baxijiao_AAA, whole genome shotgun sequence encodes:
- the LOC135650366 gene encoding E3 ubiquitin-protein ligase RGLG4-like isoform X2 produces the protein MGNVLTRARVILRRRSPVQRQSQPSMRRSSRDPSERQGTTTRPAASGPSTDHRSLDRRSQLIQKYAFIPDNYTSVDQVTAALREAGLESSNLILGIDFTKSNEWTGKLSFDGQSLHKIGGRSNPYEQAITIIGKVLAPFDEDNLIPCFGFGDHTTHDREVFSFHPDQSPCHGFNEVLACYRKIVPHLRLAGPTSFAPIVEAAVDIVERSRGQYHVLVIIADGQVTRSVGINDGDLSPQEKKTIDSIVMASAYPLSIVLVGVGDGPWDDMKKFDDRIPARDFDNFQFVNFTAIMGKNANAAEKEAAFALAALMEVPIQYKATLELGILGRVTGKAKRVVPRPPPLPVAQRQSSSRPARSSSERNSDDQNQICPICLANKKDLAFGCGHMCCRECGENLSRCPICRATITSRLRLYS, from the exons ATGGGCAATGTGTTGACCCGAGCTCGAGTTATACTTCGCCGCCGGTCGCCTGTGCAACGTCAGAGTCAGCCCAGTATGAGGCGAAGTTCCCGGGACCCATCGGAGAGGCAGGGGACCACCACGAGACCTGCTGCCTCCGGGCCATCCACCGACCACCGAAGCCTCGATCGTAGAAGTCAACTTATCCAGAAGTACGCCTTCATCCCTGACAACTACACCTCGGTCGACCAG GTCACCGCTGCCTTGAGAGAAGCAGGTCTGGAGTCGTCGAATCTGATACTTGGGATCGATTTCACCAAAAGCAACGAGTGGACAG GGAAACTTTCTTTCGACGGCCAGAGCTTGCACAAGATCGGCGGCAGGTCGAATCCTTACGAGCAAGCGATCACCATAATCGGGAAGGTGTTGGCTCCGTTCGACGAAGACAATTTGATTCCTTGCTTCGGGTTCGGCGACC ACACCACTCATGATCGGGAGGTGTTCAGCTTCCATCCCGATCAATCTCCTTGCCATGGATTCAACGAAGTGTTGGCTTGCTACAGGAAGATAGTTCCACACTTGAGACTCGCAG GACCGACCTCCTTTGCGCCCATCGTGGAAGCCGCCGTCGACATCGTGGAGCGAAGTCGAGGACAATACCATGTGTTGGTCATCATTGCAGACGGCCAG GTCACCAGAAGCGTCGGCATAAACGACGGGGATCTCAGCCCACAAGAGAAGAAAACCATCGACTCAATTGTGATGGCAAG CGCTTATCCATTATCCATTGTGCTTGTTGGAGTTGGCGATGGACCTTGGGATGACATGAAGAAGTTCGATGACAGGATTCCGGCACGCGATTTCGACAACTTTCAG TTTGTTAACTTCACTGCTATCATGGGCAAAAATGCAAACGCAGCAGAGAAGGAAGCAGCCTTTGCTCTTGCTGCTCTGATGGAGGTTCCCATTCAATACAAAGCAACGCTAGAGCTTGGCATTCTTGG GCGGGTGACAGGGAAGGCCAAGCGAGTTGTGCCACGGCCTCCTCCATTACCAGTCGCCCAAAGACAGAGTTCCTCGAGGCCTGCACGAAGCAGCTCAGAAAGAAACAGCGATGACCAGAACCAG ATTTGCCCGATCTGCTTGGCCAATAAGAAGGACTTGGCCTTTGGTTGTGGCCACATG tgTTGCAGAGAGTGTGGTGAGAACTTGAGCAGATGCCCGATCTGCAGAGCAACCATAACGTCGCGCCTGAGGTTGTACTCCTGA